Proteins co-encoded in one Gossypium arboreum isolate Shixiya-1 chromosome 11, ASM2569848v2, whole genome shotgun sequence genomic window:
- the LOC108474226 gene encoding diacylglycerol O-acyltransferase 3: MHSSQSILIFSKLNGNRNHLIHAMETSGIVWKTVSRLPAARVDFSGRLSRELNHGVGNSRVSVRPRIKSCRRLSCQFSDLGHVQYYVSPRGGGGGDATKKDKGKSCEIKQVKKKLKLLKRLSKDLSMLPQIANGEDTRIGLAAEVKATIIHEASGVLQAQLQKLKSEQKELKRKLKEERAKLKATFGKSESSSSSESSDSECGEVVDMKALRNNALKPSLEAETPTGNALKRPEEIVIEAPTVAEEAALANSLMELENSDSSPQIRIRVPLAGLDGECCSSNGFKDGQSNILVEGTSTKQIEVCMGGKCKKMGAAALLEEFERKLGEEGTVVACKCMGKCKTSPNVRVLNSQTETTTRINEDSVRLGINPTCTGVGLQDVNLIVANLLGKNIDDECLILSS, encoded by the exons ATGCATTCTTCTCAATCCATTCTTATATTTTCCAAGCTAAACGGGAATCGAAACCATCTGATTCACGCCATGGAGACCTCTGGCATTGTTTGGAAGACAGTTTCAAGGTTGCCGGCGGCTAGGGTTGATTTTAGCGGACGGTTATCCAGGGAGTTGAATCATGGTGTTGGAAATTCCAGGGTTTCAGTTAGGCCGAGGATTAAATCTTGCAGGAGATTGAGTTGCCAGTTTTCTGATTTAGGGCATGTCCAGTATTATGTGTCACCGAGGGGTGGTGGTGGTGGCGATGCCACGAAGAAAGACAAGGGAAAGAGCTGTGAGATTAAACAAGTCAAGAAGAAGCTGAAGCTTCTCAAGCGGTTGTCCAAGGACTTGTCCATGCTTCCTCAGATTGCTAATGGCGAGGATACTAGGATTGGATTGGCCGCTGAAGTTAAGGCCACGATCATTCAT GAAGCAAGCGGTGTTTTGCAGGCCCAACTGCAAAAGTTGAAATCAGAACAAAAGGAGTTGAAGAGAAAATTGAAAGAGGAACGAGCCAAGCTGAAAGCCACTTTTGGGAAATCAGAATCATCATCTTCCTCTGAATCAAGTGACAGCGAATGTGGGGAGGTAGTTGACATGAAAGCCCTGAGAAACAATGCTTTGAAACCTTCCCTAGAGGCAGAAACACCAACTGGCAATGCTTTGAAACGACCCGAAGAGATAGTTATAGAAGCTCCAACGGTGGCAGAGGAAGCAGCATTAGCTAACTCGCTCATGGAACTAGAAAACTCAGATTCAAGCCCCCAAATTCGAATACGAGTTCCTCTTGCTGGATTGGATGGTGAATGTTGCAGTTCAAATGGCTTCAAGGATGGGCAGAGCAACATCCTTGTGGAAGGGACATCAACCAAGCAGATTGAAGTTTGCATGGGTGGCAAGTGCAAGAAGATGGGAGCTGCGGCGTTGTTAGAAGAGTTTGAAAGGAAGTTGGGGGAAGAGGGCACTGTTGTGGCGTGCAAATGCATGGGGAAGTGCAAGACCTCTCCAAATGTAAGGGTCTTGAACTCTCAAACGGAAACTACAACAAGAATCAATGAAGACTCTGTTAGACTTGGGATTAATCCTACATGCACGGGTGTCGGGTTGCAAGACGTTAACCTCATCGTTGCAAATCTTTTGGGCAAGAACATAGATGATGAATGTCTGATACTCTCTTCTTGA
- the LOC108474143 gene encoding L-cysteine desulfhydrase — MQHDDPRNGESTHRSSKKPKISSQFITESDIRDEFSHHHPRVARINNGSFGSCPGSVLAAQRHWQLQFLRQPDAFYFNSLRDGITASRKIIKDLINADHVDEVSLVDNATTAAAIVLQRIGRSFAEGKFQKNDTVLMLHCAYEAVKKSIQAYVTRAGGSVIEVRLPFPVNSEVEIISELKKSIDEGKSNGRRIRLAIIDHITSMPSVVIPVKELVRICRAEGIEQVFVDAAHAIGSVKVDVKEVGADFYVSNLHKWFFCPPSVAFLYCNKSTTSSDLHHPVVSHEYGNGLPIESAWTGTRDYSSQLVVPAVLEFVNRFEGGIEGIMKRNHDQVVKMGKMLAESWGTNLGSPPEMSAAMIMVGLPSRLCLNSEKDALKLRSHLRDCYEVEVPIFHQVPKDGEEGVRDKDGFITGYVRISHQVYNTLEDYEKLRDAINQLVEDGKTCKMLFKE; from the coding sequence ATGCAGCACGATGACCCTAGAAACGGTGAGTCGACTCACCGCAGCTCCAAGAAACCCAAAATTTCATCTCAGTTCATTACCGAGTCGGATATCCGAGACGAATTCTCTCACCACCACCCACGTGTCGCACGCATCAACAACGGGAGTTTCGGTAGCTGTCCCGGTTCGGTTCTTGCTGCCCAACGCCATTGGCAGCTACAGTTCCTCCGTCAACCTGATGCCTTTTACTTTAATTCCCTTCGTGACGGAATAACGGCTTCGCGGAAAATTATAAAGGACCTCATCAACGCTGACCACGTCGACGAGGTCTCCCTCGTCGATAACGCCACAACCGCTGCGGCCATCGTGCTCCAACGGATCGGCCGCAGTTTCGCCGAAGGGAAGTTCCAGAAAAATGACACTGTTTTGATGCTCCACTGCGCGTATGAAGCCGTCAAAAAATCAATCCAAGCGTACGTCACCCGGGCCGGCGGCTCCGTCATTGAGGTACGGCTACCATTCCCGGTAAATTCAGAGGTAGAAATCATATCCGAACTCAAAAAATCGATCGACGAAGGAAAATCCAACGGTAGAAGGATAAGGTTAGCGATTATCGATCATATTACATCAATGCCATCGGTTGTTATTCCGGTAAAAGAGTTAGTTAGGATTTGTAGAGCGGAAGGAATAGAGCAGGTGTTCGTAGACGCGGCTCACGCTATTGGGAGTGTGAAAGTGGATGTTAAAGAAGTTGGAGCTGATTTTTATGTTAGCAATTTACATAAATGGTTCTTTTGCCCGCCTTCTGTAGCATTTTTATACTGTAATAAATCGACTACATCATCTGATTTGCATCACCCTGTTGTTTCACATGAGTATGGAAATGGGTTGCCTATCGAAAGCGCCTGGACTGGGACTAGGGATTATAGTTCTCAGTTAGTTGTTCCTGCAGTTTTGGAGTTTGTTAACAGGTTCGAAGGAGGGATTGAGGGGATAATGAAGAGGAACCATGATCAAGTGGTGAAGATGGGGAAGATGTTGGCGGAATCATGGGGGACAAATTTAGGGTCTCCCCCGGAGATGTCTGCTGCAATGATTATGGTTGGTTTGCCGTCGAGGTTGTGCCTTAATAGTGAGAAGGATGCTTTGAAGTTGAGGTCACATTTGCGGGATTGTTATGAGGTTGAAGTTCCAATCTTTCATCAGGTTCCAAAGGATGGGGAAGAGGGTGTTAGAGATAAGGATGGATTTATTACGGGATATGTGAGAATTTCTCATCAAGTTTATAATACATTGGAGGATTATGAGAAGTTAAGGGATGCTATTAATCAGTTAGTCGAGGATGGGAAGACTTGCAAAATGCTTTTTAAGGAATGA
- the LOC108473919 gene encoding protein transport protein SEC23-like has product MATPPQASPGYSRTITPQMDSLSSKPDQSAMSPAPPTISSGAPRFPPPISQQDQIPSPSIKLSTMLSPANGVNTGSSVPHMSTPPGPPVFASPVRPAAVPFRTSPATPQPVAFSSASSLPTSSPPYFSNGSVELQQQLPSAIEEPVPDGKSPCVLFSAHKVLKHKKQANVPSLGFGVLVSPGRDTSPGPQVIQRDPHRCLDCGAYSNLYSNILIGSGQWQCVICGNLNGSEGEYIALSKEELRNFPELSSPLVDFIQTGNKRPSFVPVTDLRTSAPVFLVIDECLDEQHLQYLQSSLHAFVDSLPPTTRIGIILYGRAISVYDFSEESIASAEVIPGGASPTQEALKALIYGTGIYLSPMHASKEVAHLIFSSLRPYKLNVPEASRDRCLGTAVEVALAIIQGPSADFSRGVVKRPGVNSRIIVCAGGPNTYGPGSVPHSYTHPNYPHKEKTAIKWMEHLGREAHQQNTVVDILCAGTCPVRVPVLQPLAKASGGAFVLHDDFGEAFGMNLQRASARAAGSHGLLEIRCSDDILVTQVVGPGEEAHIENHETFKNDLSLCIQMLSVEETQCFSISMENRHDIKSDFIFFQFAIQYSNVYQADITRVITIRLPTVDSVPEYLQSVEDEVAAVLIAKRTLLGAKSHSDAIDMRTTIDERVKDIALKFGSQVPKSKLCRFPKEISLLPEFLFHLRRGPLLGNIVGHEDERSVLRNLFLNASFDLSLRMVAPRCLMHREGGTFEELPAYDLVMQSNTAVVLDHGTDVFIWLGAELAADEGRSAAALAACKTLAEELTELRFPAPRILAFKEGSSQARYFVSRLIPAHKDPPYEQEARFPQLRTLTTEQRTKLKSSFIHFDDPSFCEWIRSLKVVPPEPI; this is encoded by the exons ATGGCCACTCCGCCACAAGCTTCCCCTGGATACTCTAGAACAATTACTCCTCAGATGGATTCTCTTTCGTCTAAACCTGATCAAAGTGCAATGTCTCCTGCTCCTCCCACAATCTCCTCTGGGGCACCTAGGTTTCCTCCGCCAATTTCACAACAAGATCAGATCCCTTCCCCTTCAATAAAATTATCCACTATGCTATCTCCAGCAAATGGAGTCAATACTGGAAGCTCTGTTCCCCATATGAGTACTCCCCCTGGTCCCCCTGTATTTGCATCACCAGTCCGGCCTGCTGCTGTGCCTTTCCGAACCTCTCCTGCAACTCCTCAGCCAGTTGCTTTCTCATCAGCTTCGTCTTTGCCCACATCTTCTCCTCCCTATTTTTCAAATGGGTCGGTTGAGCTGCAACAGCAACTTCCCAGTGCTATAGAGGAACCTGTGCCTGATGGAAAGTCACCATGTGTTTTATTCTCGGCTCATAAG GTGTTGAAACACAAGAAACAAGCAAACGTACCTAGCTTAGGTTTTGGAGTACTGGTTTCTCCTGGGAGGGACACTTCACCTGGTCCCCAAGTGATACAACGTGATCCTCATCGATGCCTTGATTGTGGAGCTTATTCGAATTTATACTCCAACATACTAATTGGCTCAGGCCAATGGCAGTGTGTAATTTGCGGGAATCTAAATGGAAGCGAAGGTGAATACATAGCATTGAGCAAGGAAGAGCTTCGTAATTTTCCTGAGTTGTCATCACCTTTGGTTGATTTCATTCAAACAGGGAATAAGAGGCCAAGTTTTGTTCCGGTTACTGATTTAAGAACTTCTGCACCAGTTTTTCTTGTCATAGATGAATGTTTAGATGAGCAACACCTTCAGTATTTACAGAGCTCCTTGCATGCATTCGTTGATTCACTGCCACCAACAACTAGAATTGGAATCATTTTGTATGGTCGTGCAATATCAGTCTATGACTTCTCAGAGGAATCCATTGCATCTGCCGAGGTGATTCCAGGTGGAGCTTCACCAACTCAGGAGGCTTTGAAAGCATTGATTTATGGGACAGGTATATACTTGTCCCCAATGCATGCTTCAAAAGAGGTGGCACACCTGATATTCTCCTCTTTGAGGCCTTACAAGTTGAATGTTCCAGAAGCATCAAGAGATAGGTGCTTAGGTACTGCAGTTGAGGTTGCTCTAGCTATTATTCAAGGTCCATCTGCAGATTTTTCACGAGGTGTAGTTAAAAGGCCAGGTGTTAACAGCAGAATCATTGTGTGTGCTGGTGGACCAAATACATATGGCCCTGGATCTGTCCCTCATTCTTATACTCACCCTAATTATCCTCATAAGGAAAAGACTGCAATAAAATGGATGGAGCATCTTGGTCGTGAGGCTCATCAACAGAACACAGTCGTAGACATTCTCTGTGCTGGAACTTGCCCTGTAAGGGTTCCTGTGCTGCAGCCTCTTGCAAAAGCTTCAGGAGGTGCTTTTGTTCTCCATGATGATTTTGGTGAAGCCTTTGGTATGAACTTACAAAGGGCATCAGCCAGGGCTGCTGGTTCCCATGGTTTGTTGGAGATTCGCTGTTCTGATGATATTCTTGTTACTCAGGTTGTCGGTCCTGGTGAAGAGGCACATATAGAAAACCATGAAACCTTTAAGAATGATCTTTCTCTCTGTATTCAAATGCTGAGTGTCGAAGAAACACAATGCTTCTCCATATCAATGGAGAATAGACATGACATCAAGAGTGATTTCATTTTTTTCCAGTTTGCCATTCAGTACTCAAATGTTTATCAAGCTGATATAACTAGAGTGATTACTATCAGGTTGCCAACTGTTGATAGTGTTCCAGAATATCTTCAAAGTGTTGAAGATGAGGTGGCTGCCGTCCTAATTGCCAAGAGGACTCTCTTGGGAGCAAAAAGTCATTCTGATGCAATTGATATGCGTACAACAATAGATGAAAGAGTTAAAGACATTGCTTTAAAATTTGGCTCTCAAGTGCCGAAGTCAAAGCTTTGTCGGTTCCCAAAGGAAATCTCTCTACTACCAGAGTTTCTATTCCATCTTAGGAGGGGTCCATTGTTGGGAAATATAGTTGGTCATGAGGATGAGAGATCTGTACTGCGGAATTTGTTTTTGAATGCATCCTTTGATCTTTCACTTCGCATGGTTGCCCCTCGCTGTCTGATGCATCGGGAAGGAGGCACTTTTGAAGAATTGCCAGCTTATGATCTTGTCATGCAGTCTAATACAGCAGTTGTTCTAGACCATGGTACAGATGTCTTCATTTGGTTG GGTGCTGAACTTGCAGCAGATGAAGGAAGAAGTGCTGCAGCTTTGGCAGCTTGTAAAACATTGGCAGAAGAGCTTACAGAGTTACGATTTCCAGCTCCTCGCATCCTTGCATTCaag GAGGGAAGCTCTCAGGCTCGATATTTCGTTTCTCGGCTGATACCAGCACACAAGGATCCTCCTTACGAGCAG GAGGCAAGATTTCCACAGCTTCGAACCTTGACAACAGAACAGCGGACAAAACTGAAAAGCAGTTTTATTCATTTTGATGATCCTAGCTTCTGTGAATGGATTCGGAGTTTGAAAGTGGTGCCACCAGAACCAATCTAG